In one window of Methanocorpusculum sp. DNA:
- a CDS encoding acyl-CoA dehydratase activase-related protein codes for MTEPNNTSILKIGIDIGSTTVKVIVLDKTDNILFRAYERHFSNVREKTGELLNRASDILDGKNVRMLITGSAGLGVAKSANLPFIQEVFATAKAVKTYIPNADSVIELGGEDAKIIFFKGSLEERMNGSCAGGTGAFIDQMATLLNVTVEELDELSQHFEKIYPIASRCGVFAKTDIQPILNQGGQKEDVAASIYQAVVDQTIAGLTQGRSLGETIVFLGGPLYYYKGLRKRFAETLSLDEDHAVFPKNGDCFAALGAALSTEGYEYIAFSDILKKIGESVDDATHTNTMPPLFTSREEYEAFCKRHNSNAPPNTDIAAYSGDAWLGVDAGSTTTKLVLIDENCGILYSYYGSNQGNPVGIVLAELKKIYELAGDRIRVKGSAVTGYGEDLIKNAFNMDLGLVETIAHYRAAKHFNPDVDFIIDIGGQDMKCFKIRNGAVDSIFLNEACSSGCGSFIETFARALGYEIEEFSRLGLFVEHPVNLGSRCTVFMNSSVKQAQRDGATVADISAGLSISIVKNAVYKVIRAANADDLGKHIVVQGGTFKNDAVLRSFEQELERQVTRPVIAGISGAYGAALYAKDTAPEEPGLLTRNQLTEFTHKARPITCNICTNHCSLTINTFDNGRRFVSGNRCTRPLGKQKTDLPNLAKWKYDRLRSLTGVPGPRGKIGIPFGLNMFENLPFWHAFFTKLGFEIVLSPESSRAVYRLGQHTIPSDTVCYPAKLMHGHVISLINEGIDTIFYPCMPYNFDEGAGDNNFNCPVVAYYPELLAANISELTGVRFMDPYFGLHRPKDFAKRAAVYFKKEFGIPNRETKAAVSAAYEAYETYKADIHAKGEEYIRYARENGHKILVMAGRPYHIDPEIGHGIDELAVSYGFVLISEDSVSHLVEKERRKVLNQWTYQSRLYSAARYICTQPDMELIQLVSFGCGIDAITTDETRDILETGGKLYTQIKIDEITNLGAVKIRLRSLIAAVEARERV; via the coding sequence ATGACGGAGCCAAATAATACTTCAATATTGAAAATAGGCATCGACATTGGCTCGACCACCGTCAAAGTCATTGTGCTGGACAAAACAGACAATATTCTCTTCCGGGCATATGAACGGCACTTCTCCAACGTAAGAGAAAAAACCGGGGAACTTCTGAACAGGGCATCGGACATTCTTGATGGAAAAAACGTTCGGATGCTGATCACCGGATCCGCAGGTCTTGGAGTTGCAAAATCAGCAAACCTTCCGTTTATCCAGGAAGTTTTTGCTACGGCAAAAGCCGTTAAAACATACATCCCCAACGCAGACTCCGTCATAGAACTCGGGGGAGAGGATGCAAAGATCATCTTCTTTAAGGGGAGCCTTGAAGAGCGGATGAACGGGAGCTGCGCAGGCGGAACGGGAGCCTTCATCGATCAGATGGCGACACTGCTGAACGTGACCGTCGAAGAACTCGATGAACTCTCACAGCATTTCGAAAAGATTTATCCGATCGCTTCACGCTGCGGTGTGTTTGCAAAGACGGACATCCAGCCGATCCTCAATCAGGGTGGACAAAAAGAGGATGTGGCGGCATCCATCTATCAGGCGGTCGTCGATCAGACCATTGCCGGACTGACCCAGGGGAGAAGTCTTGGAGAGACTATCGTATTCCTCGGGGGACCGCTTTATTATTATAAAGGTCTTCGAAAACGGTTTGCAGAAACACTATCTCTGGATGAGGATCATGCAGTCTTCCCAAAAAACGGAGACTGTTTTGCGGCACTCGGAGCGGCACTCTCGACGGAAGGATACGAATACATCGCGTTCAGTGATATCCTGAAAAAAATAGGGGAGAGTGTAGATGATGCGACGCACACAAACACCATGCCGCCGCTCTTCACTTCCCGGGAAGAGTATGAAGCATTCTGCAAAAGGCACAACAGTAATGCTCCGCCGAATACAGACATCGCCGCTTACTCCGGCGATGCCTGGCTTGGGGTCGATGCGGGAAGCACGACGACCAAACTCGTCCTGATCGATGAAAACTGCGGCATTCTCTACTCATACTACGGCTCGAATCAGGGCAACCCGGTCGGGATCGTCCTCGCAGAGCTGAAAAAGATCTACGAACTTGCCGGAGACAGGATTCGGGTTAAGGGCAGTGCCGTCACGGGTTATGGAGAGGACCTGATCAAGAACGCATTCAATATGGATCTCGGCCTTGTTGAAACAATAGCTCATTATCGGGCCGCCAAGCACTTCAACCCGGACGTGGATTTCATCATCGACATAGGGGGTCAGGATATGAAGTGCTTCAAGATCCGAAACGGGGCTGTTGACAGCATCTTCTTAAATGAAGCATGTTCATCCGGCTGCGGCTCATTTATCGAGACATTCGCCCGGGCTCTCGGCTACGAGATCGAGGAGTTCTCCAGACTCGGCCTGTTCGTCGAACATCCGGTGAACCTTGGGTCAAGATGCACCGTATTCATGAACTCGTCGGTGAAACAGGCACAGCGGGACGGGGCAACGGTCGCAGATATCTCAGCAGGACTTTCCATCTCGATCGTCAAAAACGCTGTCTATAAAGTGATACGTGCTGCCAATGCCGATGACCTCGGAAAGCACATCGTCGTTCAGGGAGGGACATTCAAAAATGATGCAGTCCTCCGAAGTTTTGAACAGGAACTAGAGCGTCAGGTCACTCGCCCCGTTATCGCCGGGATCTCAGGGGCGTACGGTGCAGCGCTATATGCGAAGGATACGGCGCCGGAGGAGCCCGGACTGCTTACCCGGAATCAGCTCACAGAGTTTACTCACAAAGCCAGACCCATCACCTGCAACATCTGTACGAACCACTGCAGTCTGACCATCAATACCTTCGACAACGGACGCCGATTCGTCTCAGGAAACAGATGCACCAGACCTCTTGGAAAACAGAAGACCGATCTCCCCAATCTGGCGAAATGGAAATATGACCGGCTGCGTTCTCTCACAGGAGTTCCCGGACCCCGTGGAAAGATCGGCATACCATTTGGACTCAATATGTTTGAGAACCTCCCGTTCTGGCATGCGTTCTTTACGAAACTCGGTTTCGAGATAGTGTTATCTCCCGAATCGTCTCGTGCCGTCTACCGGCTCGGACAACATACCATCCCTTCGGACACGGTCTGCTACCCGGCAAAACTGATGCACGGTCATGTGATCTCTCTGATCAATGAAGGAATTGATACGATTTTCTACCCCTGTATGCCTTACAACTTTGATGAGGGAGCAGGAGACAATAACTTCAACTGTCCGGTCGTCGCCTACTACCCGGAACTTCTTGCGGCAAATATCTCTGAACTCACCGGAGTCAGGTTTATGGATCCCTACTTCGGTCTGCACAGACCCAAAGACTTTGCCAAACGCGCCGCTGTTTACTTCAAAAAAGAGTTCGGCATCCCGAACCGTGAAACAAAGGCAGCGGTCAGCGCGGCGTATGAGGCCTACGAGACCTATAAGGCCGATATCCATGCAAAAGGCGAGGAATACATCCGCTACGCCAGAGAGAACGGGCATAAGATCCTCGTTATGGCAGGGAGACCGTATCATATCGACCCGGAGATCGGACATGGAATCGATGAACTCGCCGTTTCCTATGGATTTGTTCTCATCAGCGAGGACTCAGTTTCACATCTCGTGGAAAAGGAGCGAAGAAAAGTCCTTAACCAATGGACCTATCAGTCAAGACTCTACTCGGCTGCAAGATATATCTGTACACAGCCCGACATGGAGTTGATCCAGCTCGTGTCATTTGGGTGCGGGATCGATGCGATCACAACGGACGAGACACGCGACATCCTCGAGACAGGCGGGAAACTCTACACCCAGATCAAGATCGATGAGATCACCAACCTGGGAGCCGTGAAGATCCGTCTCCGAAGTCTGATCGCAGCGGTCGAAGCACGGGAGAGAGTGTAA
- the proS gene encoding proline--tRNA ligase, whose translation MAEETGALPSRTDFSAWYNEVIRRADIMDVRYPVKGLYVWYPFGFALRNHTYTLLRNLLNKDHEETLFPLLIPETEFMKEAEHIKGFEDEVYWVTHGGLSPLDVKLALRPTSETAIYPMYALWVRSHADLPLKLYQVVNTFRYETKHTRPLIRLREITSFMESHTVHTDWEDANRQVESELGLASEFYRELGVPIIISRRPDWDKFPGADFTMAIDAVMPDGRTLQIGTVHHLGDHFSKTYNITYEDVNGEQKLASQTCFGISERCIAAIIAVHGDDKGLVLPATVAPTQVVIIPIIVGKRREEIMAAVASLEAELKAAGLRVKTDARDMRPGAKYYHWELHGVPLRVELGPRDLDNNQLVCANRLGIKTTIPRENAAESVKCLLDEVHDKILDKAEEHLSSHLKTVTTVEECQQILEENIVVVHWCGEKACADKLEELTNSSLLGTGVRSKYVVDDEGPCIVCGKAGKTALVGRSY comes from the coding sequence ATGGCAGAAGAAACCGGGGCACTCCCCTCCCGTACCGATTTTAGTGCATGGTACAACGAAGTCATCCGCCGTGCGGATATAATGGACGTCAGATATCCTGTCAAAGGACTTTATGTCTGGTATCCGTTCGGATTTGCACTTCGTAATCATACCTACACACTCCTCAGAAATCTATTGAATAAAGACCACGAGGAAACGCTTTTCCCCCTCTTGATCCCCGAAACCGAGTTCATGAAGGAGGCCGAACATATCAAAGGATTCGAAGATGAGGTCTACTGGGTCACCCACGGCGGTCTCTCGCCTCTTGATGTGAAACTTGCTCTGCGTCCAACCAGTGAGACGGCTATCTATCCGATGTATGCTCTCTGGGTGCGCTCCCACGCGGACCTTCCCTTAAAGCTCTATCAGGTCGTTAATACCTTCAGATATGAAACAAAACATACCCGTCCTCTGATCCGGCTTAGAGAGATAACCTCCTTCATGGAATCCCACACGGTTCATACCGACTGGGAAGATGCAAACCGGCAGGTCGAGTCTGAACTGGGTCTTGCATCTGAGTTCTACCGTGAACTTGGCGTCCCAATTATCATCTCCCGCCGTCCGGACTGGGACAAGTTCCCGGGAGCCGATTTCACAATGGCAATTGATGCTGTCATGCCTGACGGACGAACTCTTCAGATCGGAACCGTTCACCATCTCGGCGATCACTTCTCCAAGACGTACAACATAACCTACGAAGATGTGAACGGCGAACAGAAACTCGCATCCCAGACCTGCTTTGGGATTTCCGAGAGATGCATTGCCGCAATCATCGCGGTTCACGGTGACGACAAAGGACTGGTCCTTCCGGCCACCGTCGCCCCGACCCAGGTTGTTATCATCCCGATCATCGTTGGAAAACGCAGAGAGGAGATCATGGCCGCGGTTGCATCACTCGAGGCTGAACTCAAAGCCGCCGGTCTTCGTGTGAAAACCGATGCTCGCGACATGCGCCCGGGCGCCAAGTATTATCACTGGGAACTGCACGGCGTGCCCCTTCGGGTCGAGCTTGGCCCGCGTGATCTTGACAACAATCAGCTCGTCTGTGCGAACAGACTGGGTATTAAGACCACTATTCCCAGAGAAAATGCCGCTGAGTCCGTGAAATGCCTGCTTGATGAAGTCCATGATAAGATTCTTGACAAAGCAGAAGAGCACCTGAGCAGCCATCTGAAGACCGTTACAACAGTAGAAGAATGTCAGCAGATACTTGAGGAGAACATCGTCGTCGTTCACTGGTGCGGTGAGAAGGCATGTGCCGACAAACTTGAGGAGCTTACCAACTCCTCACTTCTTGGAACCGGCGTCCGCAGCAAATATGTCGTCGATGATGAGGGTCCGTGTATCGTCTGCGGTAAAGCAGGCAAAACCGCCCTCGTTGGCAGATCATACTAA
- a CDS encoding NusA-like transcription termination signal-binding factor gives MHELDRTLGFKERRYIEELRILTKSTAIDCVIDDRFERIIYVIRPGDMGLAIGKGGDNIKKMSRVLGKRIEMVEFDEDREVFIANMFKPAEVASVSFGERDELVLVTVPERGDFGLAIGKGGSTIEKARILVRRFYGKEVGDILIPNRGNI, from the coding sequence ATGCACGAACTTGACCGGACCCTCGGTTTTAAAGAACGCCGTTATATAGAGGAGCTCCGGATCCTGACCAAATCGACCGCGATCGACTGTGTCATCGATGACCGGTTCGAGCGGATCATCTATGTCATCCGTCCGGGCGATATGGGTCTTGCTATCGGGAAAGGCGGGGACAATATCAAGAAAATGTCCCGTGTTCTCGGTAAACGGATCGAGATGGTCGAGTTCGATGAGGACCGTGAGGTTTTCATTGCCAACATGTTCAAACCGGCCGAGGTCGCCTCCGTTTCGTTTGGCGAGCGGGACGAACTGGTTTTGGTCACTGTTCCGGAACGGGGAGATTTCGGCCTTGCTATCGGGAAAGGCGGGTCAACGATCGAAAAGGCCCGGATCCTGGTCCGAAGGTTTTATGGTAAAGAGGTGGGAGATATTCTCATACCCAACAGAGGGAATATATGA
- the hisE gene encoding phosphoribosyl-ATP diphosphatase, whose protein sequence is MTDAKVFDELWQVICERAASTSTEKSYVRHLLFHEKGIDKSLEKVGEEAVEFILAAKNGVSENTVGEAADLIFHLMVALKAADVDFGLVEEELAVRRAGMHLHD, encoded by the coding sequence ATGACCGATGCAAAAGTGTTTGATGAGTTATGGCAGGTGATCTGCGAACGGGCAGCCTCCACCAGTACAGAGAAGTCGTATGTGCGCCACCTCCTCTTTCATGAAAAGGGAATCGATAAATCCCTTGAGAAAGTCGGCGAAGAGGCAGTCGAATTTATTCTCGCAGCAAAGAACGGTGTTTCGGAAAATACCGTTGGAGAAGCCGCAGATCTGATTTTTCATCTGATGGTTGCTTTGAAGGCTGCTGATGTCGATTTCGGTCTTGTGGAAGAAGAACTCGCCGTCCGTCGCGCCGGCATGCATCTTCACGATTAA
- a CDS encoding (5-formylfuran-3-yl)methyl phosphate synthase — MKLLVSPSSITEAKYCLDADIIDVKRPAEGSLGANFPWVIREIKRMASSTPVSAAIGDYRPTPGNASLAAYGAACAGADFIKIGLMFSDKQAAKEVIEGVVRAVKEPFPEKIVVIAGYSDFERLGAISPFDISPLAAECGADFSMIDTGRKDGKSTFEFMNEEVLANFTDLNRSLGIGTALAGSLKFEDIPFLKEIDPEIIGVRGMVCGGDRTTMVQEDLVKKAIQMVR, encoded by the coding sequence ATGAAACTCTTAGTCAGCCCAAGCTCAATAACCGAGGCAAAGTACTGCCTTGATGCTGACATTATTGATGTCAAGCGTCCTGCTGAAGGATCGCTTGGTGCTAATTTTCCGTGGGTGATCCGCGAAATTAAACGTATGGCTTCTTCAACTCCCGTTTCTGCGGCGATCGGCGATTACCGCCCCACGCCGGGGAATGCGTCACTCGCTGCATACGGCGCTGCCTGCGCCGGCGCTGATTTTATCAAGATCGGTTTGATGTTCAGTGATAAACAGGCTGCAAAAGAAGTGATCGAAGGGGTCGTTCGTGCAGTCAAGGAGCCGTTCCCGGAAAAGATCGTTGTCATTGCCGGATACTCGGACTTCGAACGACTCGGCGCGATCAGTCCCTTTGATATCTCTCCGCTCGCAGCAGAGTGCGGCGCTGATTTTTCTATGATCGATACCGGTAGGAAGGACGGCAAAAGCACGTTCGAGTTCATGAACGAAGAAGTTCTTGCAAATTTCACCGATCTAAACCGTTCCCTGGGAATCGGGACTGCTCTTGCAGGATCCCTGAAGTTTGAGGACATTCCGTTCCTCAAAGAGATCGATCCGGAAATCATCGGTGTCCGCGGCATGGTCTGCGGCGGAGATAGAACAACTATGGTTCAGGAAGATCTCGTGAAAAAAGCGATTCAGATGGTTAGGTAA
- the guaB gene encoding IMP dehydrogenase — translation MFGEKLNIPTALTFDDVLIEPAESWIEPNDVDVRSRFSKNISLSIPLVSAAMDTVTEAEMAIAMARAGGIGVLHRNCTPEEEVAFVIRVKSADNVIERDVRYVTPDTTIALVANLMDRHSIGGVPVVGPHGKLLGIVSRRDVRGLVNKTGTETVETIMTRKPISVKDNITADDAINMMYTKKVERLPVVDDKGRLTGIITMQDLLEKQQYPKANRDSNGKLRIAAAVGPFDMNRALKLAEAGVDAIVVDCAHGHNMHVVQGVKDIKGSVSCDVVAGNIATAKAAGELIEFVDGIKVGIGPGSICTTRIVAGVGVPQVSAIANVCDIADPCGIPVIADGGVKYSGDVAKAIVAGASSVMMGSMFAGTDEAPGKTIIVKGRRYKQYRGMGSLGVMTSGNSSDRYFQTKGIGATKYVPEGVEGATPYVGSVTDVIYQTIGGLKSAMGYSGSKDIETMRKNARFVRITSAGLKESHPHDILITDEAPNYRTNL, via the coding sequence ATGTTTGGAGAAAAACTCAACATCCCTACAGCACTCACCTTTGATGATGTGCTGATTGAACCGGCAGAATCCTGGATAGAGCCAAATGATGTGGACGTTCGATCCAGATTTTCTAAAAACATTTCACTCTCCATACCCTTGGTGAGTGCGGCGATGGATACCGTTACCGAGGCGGAAATGGCAATTGCCATGGCACGTGCCGGAGGTATTGGCGTTCTGCACAGAAACTGTACTCCCGAAGAGGAAGTCGCCTTCGTTATCCGCGTCAAGTCCGCGGACAATGTCATCGAACGTGATGTCAGATACGTGACTCCCGACACTACCATTGCACTTGTTGCAAATCTCATGGATCGTCACTCGATCGGCGGCGTGCCGGTCGTCGGTCCGCATGGAAAACTTCTCGGCATCGTTTCACGGCGGGATGTCAGAGGCCTCGTTAATAAGACCGGTACCGAAACGGTCGAGACCATAATGACCCGGAAACCAATCTCCGTGAAAGACAACATCACCGCGGATGATGCCATCAACATGATGTACACGAAAAAGGTCGAGCGTCTCCCGGTTGTCGATGACAAAGGTCGACTGACGGGTATCATCACTATGCAGGATCTGCTTGAAAAACAGCAGTATCCAAAAGCCAACCGTGATAGTAATGGAAAACTCCGTATCGCTGCGGCAGTTGGACCTTTCGATATGAATCGTGCGCTGAAACTCGCAGAGGCCGGGGTCGATGCGATCGTTGTGGACTGTGCTCACGGTCATAATATGCATGTTGTTCAGGGAGTAAAAGACATCAAAGGCTCGGTGTCCTGTGATGTTGTCGCCGGAAATATTGCGACCGCGAAGGCCGCCGGTGAGCTCATCGAGTTCGTTGACGGCATCAAAGTAGGCATAGGCCCGGGTTCGATCTGCACGACCCGTATTGTAGCCGGTGTCGGCGTTCCGCAGGTCTCCGCTATTGCCAATGTATGTGATATCGCAGATCCCTGCGGCATCCCTGTCATTGCAGACGGCGGCGTCAAATACAGCGGCGATGTGGCTAAGGCAATAGTTGCCGGCGCCTCTTCAGTGATGATGGGCAGTATGTTTGCCGGAACCGATGAGGCTCCCGGTAAAACGATCATCGTCAAAGGCAGAAGATATAAACAGTACCGCGGGATGGGTTCTCTTGGCGTCATGACTTCCGGGAACTCAAGCGACCGGTACTTCCAGACGAAAGGTATCGGAGCAACCAAGTATGTTCCTGAGGGCGTTGAAGGAGCCACCCCGTATGTCGGTTCCGTGACAGATGTCATTTATCAGACGATTGGCGGTCTCAAATCAGCGATGGGCTACTCAGGAAGTAAGGATATCGAGACTATGCGGAAGAATGCCAGATTCGTTCGCATAACATCGGCGGGGCTCAAGGAGTCTCATCCGCACGATATTCTGATTACCGACGAAGCACCGAACTATCGTACCAATCTCTAA
- a CDS encoding transcriptional regulator: protein MQDENVIVLEHGSLEAQKYAKAMSSPTSADLFNALTGNPQSATALAERTGLPLTTVKYHLENMLSAGLVEISNTRWSEKGREMKIYSVKDQVVVFAPRKTVDLKGIVERYGTMAGAIAIGCSLVIAIPQMLNRFTVGAGYPIRTSDTAEVFAIKAATGQVAESVSWMPMIHNVVLGFLVISLAVLALMMVYELYIVRKNG from the coding sequence ATGCAGGACGAGAACGTTATTGTGCTGGAACATGGTTCCCTTGAAGCACAAAAATATGCCAAGGCAATGTCTTCTCCTACGTCTGCGGATCTATTTAATGCACTCACCGGCAATCCGCAGAGTGCCACGGCTCTTGCCGAGCGGACCGGACTTCCCCTTACAACAGTAAAATACCATCTGGAAAATATGCTTTCGGCGGGGCTGGTTGAGATCTCCAACACACGCTGGAGCGAGAAGGGGCGTGAGATGAAGATCTATTCAGTCAAGGATCAGGTCGTTGTGTTTGCGCCGCGAAAGACCGTTGATCTGAAAGGCATTGTGGAGAGATACGGCACCATGGCCGGGGCGATCGCCATCGGCTGTTCCCTCGTAATCGCCATCCCTCAAATGCTGAACCGGTTTACCGTCGGCGCAGGATATCCTATTCGAACCAGCGACACGGCAGAGGTGTTCGCGATTAAAGCGGCAACTGGTCAGGTAGCGGAGAGCGTGTCATGGATGCCGATGATCCATAATGTCGTACTGGGATTTTTGGTCATCTCCCTGGCCGTGCTGGCACTGATGATGGTATATGAACTTTATATTGTCAGGAAAAACGGATAA
- the alaS gene encoding alanine--tRNA ligase, producing the protein MLENEYQLEYFKENGFVRKICKKCGSAFWTLDPNREICGDAPCEPYQFIGDPIFKKHSLVEMREAYLSFFEKHGHTRINRYPVAARWRDDIYLTIASIADFQPFVTSGVCPPPANPLTISQPCIRLNDLDNVGRSGRHFTCFEMMAHHAFNTDEKPIYWKDRCLELCSGFVQSLGGDLFDLTYKENPWFGGGNAGASVEVLMGGLEVATLVFMNLSRKNSGKPPVSIDGKDYYEMPLRIVDTGYGLERFTWASCGTPTAYDAVFPEMIPRILTSAGMEDRLENPEVERILGLNAKFAGLMDIRGEKIRDLRQQVADATNISLSKLEEIIVPMESVYALCDHTRCLAYMLGDLIVPSNVREGYLARLVLRRSIRMMQDLKLDEDLGDLVVSQMKTIGLTNFEQDEDIVRHILNREVEKYDTTIERGTRTVQRVGQTYVKKNEPVPLAELITLYDSHGIPVDLMGKILKDTGAEFEIPDDFDSQIADMHSENETEKPVSPLAKYADRIAKIPETRKSFYERPADMEFDATVLDIFDNYVVLDATLFYPEGGGQPSDTGMLVTKSTMVRVDEVVKSENVILHKVRENTLKRGDRVKGVLDEDRRWALMRHHSATHMILRAAKEVLGPHVHQAGSQLSTDVARLDIRHYTHITPEELKQMETIANRLVMENLPTMIKIENRVKAEQKFGFALYQGGVPPGKDIRVVQMGAEVQACAGTHCQSTGEIGPIKILKLEHIQDGVERIEFAAGFAALDAMQHIQSLLSTSADTLSVQTENLPGSVDRFFTEWKDQRKEIEKLRAKIAELELSRIEGIDITGVEVVIKQIDVSRKELVTVAGKIAERGGVAVLITTADGLGVVASSGNAKIHAGKLVSEVCAELGGKGGGKENLAQGAGADPSAIDKALQKAESVIRSEL; encoded by the coding sequence ATGCTAGAAAACGAATACCAGCTTGAATACTTCAAAGAAAACGGATTCGTCCGCAAAATCTGTAAAAAATGCGGCAGCGCATTCTGGACTCTCGACCCAAACCGAGAGATCTGTGGAGATGCACCCTGTGAACCATATCAGTTCATCGGAGACCCGATCTTCAAAAAACACAGCCTTGTGGAGATGCGGGAGGCGTATCTCTCCTTCTTCGAGAAACATGGTCATACCAGGATCAACAGATACCCGGTAGCCGCAAGATGGCGTGACGACATCTATCTTACTATTGCATCCATCGCAGACTTCCAGCCTTTCGTGACAAGTGGAGTATGCCCCCCGCCGGCAAATCCGCTGACGATCTCTCAGCCCTGTATCAGACTGAACGATCTTGACAACGTCGGTCGATCCGGCAGACACTTCACCTGTTTTGAGATGATGGCACATCATGCCTTCAACACCGATGAGAAACCGATCTACTGGAAAGACCGCTGTCTTGAACTCTGCAGCGGATTTGTTCAGTCACTTGGCGGAGACTTATTCGATCTCACCTACAAAGAAAACCCGTGGTTCGGGGGAGGAAATGCCGGAGCAAGTGTCGAGGTCTTAATGGGTGGCCTCGAAGTAGCCACACTCGTTTTCATGAACCTTTCCCGGAAAAATTCCGGCAAACCCCCGGTGAGCATTGACGGTAAAGATTACTACGAGATGCCTCTCCGGATCGTCGATACGGGTTACGGACTGGAGAGGTTCACCTGGGCATCCTGCGGTACACCGACCGCCTATGACGCGGTATTCCCGGAGATGATCCCGCGTATCCTTACCTCGGCAGGAATGGAGGACCGGCTTGAAAATCCGGAAGTCGAGCGCATATTAGGATTGAACGCAAAGTTTGCCGGTCTCATGGATATCCGCGGAGAAAAGATCCGCGACCTCAGACAGCAGGTAGCTGATGCGACGAACATCTCTCTTTCGAAACTCGAAGAGATCATCGTCCCGATGGAAAGTGTGTATGCTCTCTGTGACCACACCAGATGTCTCGCATATATGCTCGGCGATCTCATTGTCCCGTCCAATGTCCGCGAGGGATACCTGGCCCGTCTCGTGCTCAGGCGCAGCATCAGAATGATGCAGGACTTAAAACTCGACGAGGACCTCGGCGATCTGGTGGTTTCCCAGATGAAAACGATCGGTCTTACCAACTTTGAGCAGGATGAAGATATCGTCCGGCACATCCTCAATCGTGAGGTCGAGAAGTACGATACAACCATCGAACGCGGGACCAGAACTGTTCAGCGTGTCGGGCAGACCTATGTCAAGAAGAACGAACCTGTCCCGCTTGCCGAGTTGATCACACTCTATGACTCGCACGGCATCCCGGTGGATCTGATGGGCAAGATCCTGAAAGACACCGGTGCCGAGTTCGAGATCCCCGACGACTTTGATTCGCAGATCGCGGACATGCACTCCGAAAACGAGACGGAAAAACCAGTCTCGCCGCTCGCGAAATACGCAGACAGGATCGCAAAAATCCCGGAGACACGCAAGAGTTTCTATGAACGTCCTGCCGACATGGAGTTCGATGCAACGGTCCTTGATATCTTCGACAACTACGTTGTTCTGGACGCCACCTTGTTCTACCCCGAAGGAGGAGGCCAGCCATCCGATACCGGTATGCTTGTAACGAAGTCCACGATGGTCCGTGTTGATGAAGTCGTAAAGTCGGAGAATGTGATCCTTCATAAAGTTCGGGAGAACACCCTGAAACGCGGCGACAGAGTAAAAGGCGTCCTTGATGAAGACCGCAGATGGGCGCTTATGCGCCATCACTCAGCGACCCACATGATCCTTCGTGCCGCAAAAGAGGTGCTTGGCCCGCATGTCCACCAGGCAGGATCACAACTCTCGACTGATGTTGCAAGGCTGGATATCCGGCATTACACCCACATCACGCCCGAGGAACTGAAACAGATGGAGACGATCGCCAACCGTCTGGTGATGGAAAATCTCCCAACGATGATCAAGATCGAGAACAGGGTGAAGGCGGAACAGAAGTTCGGATTTGCCCTTTATCAGGGAGGTGTCCCACCGGGAAAAGACATCCGCGTAGTTCAGATGGGTGCCGAAGTTCAGGCATGCGCCGGAACACACTGTCAGTCTACCGGTGAGATCGGACCTATCAAGATCCTGAAGCTGGAACATATTCAGGATGGAGTCGAGCGTATCGAGTTTGCGGCAGGATTCGCGGCTCTTGATGCGATGCAGCATATCCAGAGCCTGCTGAGTACATCGGCAGACACTCTATCGGTGCAGACAGAGAATCTCCCGGGATCGGTCGATCGATTCTTCACCGAGTGGAAAGATCAACGTAAAGAGATCGAAAAACTCCGGGCAAAGATCGCAGAACTTGAACTTTCACGGATCGAAGGGATCGACATCACAGGTGTCGAGGTCGTGATAAAACAGATCGATGTCTCCAGAAAGGAGCTCGTGACGGTCGCAGGAAAGATCGCCGAACGTGGAGGCGTGGCGGTTTTGATCACGACCGCAGATGGTCTTGGTGTTGTTGCCTCATCCGGGAATGCAAAGATCCATGCAGGAAAACTGGTCAGCGAAGTTTGTGCGGAACTCGGCGGTAAAGGCGGAGGTAAAGAGAATCTCGCTCAGGGGGCGGGAGCAGATCCGTCAGCCATTGACAAGGCCCTTCAGAAAGCAGAGTCAGTCATCCGTTCAGAATTATAA